One window from the genome of Streptomyces sp. NBC_00708 encodes:
- the purD gene encoding phosphoribosylamine--glycine ligase: MKVLVIGGGAREHALCRSLSLDPDVTDLYCAPGNAGIAEVAELHPVDALDGAAVARLATELGAGLVVVGPEAPLVAGVADAVRAAGIPCFGPSGAAAQLEGSKAFAKDVMAGAGVPTARSYVCTTPAEIDTALDAFGAPYVVKDDGLAAGKGVVVTDDVEEARAHALACDRVVIEEFLDGPEVSLFAITDGTTVLPLQPAQDFKRALDGDEGPNTGGMGAYSPLPWADPKLVDEVMQSVLQPTVDELRRRGTPFSGLLYAGLAITSRGVRVIEFNARFGDPETQVVLARLRTPLAGVLLGSANGTLDQLPPLKWRDDAAVTVVIASHNYPGTPRTGDPIEGLDEVAAQDAPHAYVLHAGTRREGDAVVSAGGRVLSVTATADDLAGARERAYAAAARIRLEGSQLRTDIAKKAAEDAAGARA; this comes from the coding sequence GTGAAGGTCCTCGTCATCGGCGGCGGCGCCCGCGAACACGCCCTGTGCCGCTCTCTGTCCCTCGACCCCGACGTCACCGATCTGTACTGCGCCCCCGGCAACGCCGGCATCGCAGAGGTGGCCGAACTGCACCCGGTCGACGCCCTCGACGGCGCTGCCGTCGCGCGCCTCGCCACCGAGCTGGGCGCCGGGCTGGTGGTCGTCGGCCCGGAGGCACCGCTCGTCGCCGGGGTCGCCGACGCGGTCCGTGCCGCCGGCATCCCGTGCTTCGGCCCGTCCGGCGCGGCCGCCCAGCTGGAGGGCTCGAAGGCGTTCGCCAAGGACGTCATGGCCGGGGCGGGCGTACCGACCGCCCGCAGCTACGTGTGCACCACGCCCGCCGAGATCGACACCGCGCTCGACGCGTTCGGCGCCCCGTACGTGGTCAAGGACGACGGTCTGGCCGCCGGCAAGGGCGTCGTCGTCACCGATGACGTCGAGGAGGCCCGCGCCCACGCGCTGGCCTGCGACCGGGTGGTCATCGAGGAGTTCCTCGACGGCCCCGAGGTGAGCCTCTTCGCGATCACCGACGGCACCACCGTGCTGCCGCTCCAGCCGGCCCAGGACTTCAAGCGCGCCCTCGACGGCGACGAGGGCCCGAACACCGGCGGCATGGGCGCGTACTCCCCGCTGCCGTGGGCCGACCCCAAGCTGGTCGACGAGGTCATGCAGTCGGTGCTCCAGCCGACCGTGGACGAGCTGCGCCGGCGCGGTACGCCGTTCTCGGGGCTGCTGTACGCGGGCCTCGCGATCACCTCGCGCGGCGTGCGGGTCATCGAGTTCAACGCCCGGTTCGGCGACCCGGAGACCCAGGTGGTCCTGGCACGCCTGCGGACGCCGCTGGCCGGAGTGCTGCTGGGGTCCGCGAACGGCACCCTGGACCAGCTGCCGCCGCTGAAGTGGCGCGACGACGCCGCCGTCACCGTGGTCATCGCCTCGCACAACTACCCGGGCACCCCGCGCACGGGCGACCCGATCGAGGGGCTCGACGAGGTCGCGGCGCAGGACGCCCCGCACGCGTACGTGCTGCACGCCGGCACCCGGCGCGAGGGTGACGCGGTCGTCAGCGCGGGCGGCCGGGTGCTCTCGGTGACGGCGACGGCCGACGACCTCGCCGGCGCCCGCGAGCGCGCCTACGCGGCGGCGGCCAGGATCCGGCTGGAGGGCTCCCAGCTCCGTACGGACATCGCGAAGAAGGCCGCGGAGGACGCGGCGGGCGCGCGGGCCTGA
- a CDS encoding lipopolysaccharide heptosyltransferase family protein, protein MSSVALPGARFHHGSVVVPAGAVHTTPLGYDRDSVPLGAPLPLTASAEFVHRLNGCGEIVVAFEGKLGDTLLALSGIRAVLDWLRLRSVRTSVRAVGPYAGLIARTGLIAHHPVTTTHGRRAVIGDRAGIEAHGSEAVVSVVLDPAAPPCWSSDGRAHPDLPARHYLALERRLGIRLPGTAPFAPALATGPNDLVEELRSVGWLGGLTIAAITATSWPERKDYTAQRYIALAEQIAEAQQAQARLLLIGGNAEDGLRVSAEAPRRHVQVLHLDGVPADQLADLFPHCDLVVGNDTGLTHLAAMTRSPERPVIGLYARHSHGKWRTGLPHHHAVATDLSDRMHQGDLCPVRDAIPPDVDIHMDAFPPAELVRVCLDLLNGVRP, encoded by the coding sequence GTGAGCTCGGTCGCCCTGCCAGGGGCCCGGTTCCACCACGGCTCCGTGGTCGTCCCCGCCGGGGCCGTCCACACCACCCCGCTGGGGTACGACCGTGACAGCGTCCCCCTCGGCGCGCCACTCCCGCTGACTGCCTCCGCCGAGTTCGTCCACCGCCTGAACGGATGCGGCGAGATCGTGGTGGCCTTCGAGGGGAAGCTCGGTGACACCCTCCTCGCTCTGTCGGGGATCCGTGCGGTGCTCGACTGGCTGCGTCTGCGGTCGGTTCGTACGTCCGTCCGGGCGGTGGGGCCGTACGCGGGGCTGATCGCCCGGACAGGGCTGATCGCTCACCACCCCGTCACCACGACCCACGGTCGACGCGCCGTGATCGGAGACCGCGCGGGGATCGAGGCGCACGGCTCCGAGGCTGTGGTGAGCGTGGTACTCGATCCAGCGGCCCCGCCCTGCTGGTCGAGCGACGGCCGCGCCCACCCGGACCTGCCGGCCCGCCATTACCTGGCACTGGAACGCCGCCTCGGTATCCGCCTCCCCGGCACGGCTCCCTTCGCGCCGGCCCTCGCGACCGGCCCGAATGATCTCGTGGAGGAGCTGCGATCGGTGGGCTGGCTGGGCGGCCTGACCATCGCCGCCATCACCGCCACCAGCTGGCCGGAGCGCAAGGACTACACCGCCCAGCGGTACATCGCCCTCGCTGAGCAGATCGCCGAAGCCCAGCAAGCACAGGCCCGGCTGCTGCTCATCGGCGGCAACGCGGAAGACGGCCTTCGCGTCAGCGCAGAGGCCCCTCGACGCCACGTTCAGGTGCTCCACCTGGACGGGGTGCCGGCCGACCAGCTCGCCGATCTCTTCCCGCACTGCGACCTGGTCGTCGGCAACGACACCGGCCTCACCCACCTCGCCGCGATGACGCGCAGTCCCGAGAGGCCCGTCATCGGCTTGTACGCGCGCCACAGCCACGGCAAGTGGCGCACCGGGCTCCCCCATCACCACGCCGTCGCCACCGACCTGTCCGACCGCATGCACCAGGGCGACCTCTGCCCCGTCCGAGATGCCATTCCCCCGGACGTCGACATTCACATGGACGCCTTCCCGCCCGCCGAACTGGTCCGAGTGTGCCTCGATCTGCTCAACGGGGTGCGGCCATGA
- a CDS encoding NUDIX hydrolase: MTSRAEVAVAAAIVARDARVLLVQRRVTEGDLSWQFPAGKIEPGETPEEAAVRETQEETGLRVAPQKSLGHRVHPLTGREIHYIACRPVGGEATVASAGEVADTVWATLGEIPRYVPHGLFEPVQRYLDAALPSQLP; the protein is encoded by the coding sequence GTGACCAGCAGGGCAGAAGTGGCGGTCGCTGCTGCCATCGTCGCTCGGGACGCGCGCGTTCTGCTCGTACAACGGCGCGTTACGGAAGGCGACCTCTCGTGGCAGTTCCCGGCAGGAAAGATCGAACCCGGCGAAACACCCGAAGAAGCCGCCGTACGTGAGACCCAAGAAGAGACCGGACTACGGGTGGCCCCGCAGAAGTCGCTGGGACACAGGGTGCACCCTCTGACGGGCCGGGAGATCCACTACATCGCATGTCGGCCCGTCGGGGGCGAGGCGACTGTTGCGAGCGCTGGTGAAGTGGCCGACACGGTCTGGGCCACGCTCGGTGAGATTCCTCGGTACGTGCCGCACGGGCTGTTCGAGCCGGTGCAGCGCTACCTCGACGCTGCCCTGCCGAGCCAGCTTCCGTGA
- a CDS encoding DUF4254 domain-containing protein, with translation MTQNSPPLVLPPGLAHAMATIQDKDRQRLDDTVTRLHAVNGRLWDTEDRVRSALLSAAQVADCKREIDQLNAERNALAERADEVLGSLADAGRADVPLHTETLASVVDRMSVLTLRIWHSERAAGRDELAARRVPALHGQREELCAALDALVSDVVAGRRRLPVPARFKLYGREDVAPAEIKPSRHLRQVLAFGGLSECGKSTSAQFVQRTCGAQRLKIGFLLRQAAHREGLADPYALSARRQAELLLGELNRFADAHVDTKLFTIESVHDDASIAELKQLMGDTLQIVYLDAPFAVRVERSGTPAQAVAAKDEIKMSRGAHQVAALADHVIDNTGSIAALRARLRRIAAPPSTPALRVATPYGLGLPAAVASATADFTDTVRAYGPGVRLVALTGSPGEGTWIAGWSDLDLMVIAEHEVIGGIHEALEQYRTALGGAASLGATLVTPGELTARRLTPRLAFVLHQLQQGSPVLHAASDLALPTISRDELAYAAVRELPQVMLTMRRLRTAEGATALRQLYKHLVLACRLLLREHNQWESGPDRILAAASRMPGLTALAVPPLAEVANAWRDGDTELVLKPVTAAVDQLLTWYALQLAA, from the coding sequence ATGACTCAGAACTCCCCGCCCCTGGTGCTGCCTCCGGGGCTCGCCCACGCCATGGCCACCATCCAGGACAAGGACCGGCAGCGCCTGGACGACACCGTCACCCGGCTCCACGCCGTCAACGGGCGCCTGTGGGACACCGAGGACCGGGTGCGCAGTGCTTTGCTCTCCGCCGCCCAAGTCGCCGACTGCAAGCGAGAGATCGACCAGCTCAACGCCGAACGCAACGCCCTCGCCGAACGGGCTGACGAAGTGCTCGGCTCGCTGGCGGACGCGGGCCGTGCCGATGTGCCGCTGCACACCGAGACGCTCGCCTCCGTCGTGGACCGCATGTCGGTGCTGACGCTGCGGATCTGGCACAGCGAGCGTGCGGCAGGCCGCGATGAGCTGGCCGCACGACGTGTCCCGGCCCTTCACGGGCAACGTGAGGAGCTCTGCGCCGCCCTCGACGCGCTGGTATCCGATGTCGTCGCCGGCCGTCGTCGGCTCCCCGTGCCGGCCCGCTTCAAGCTGTACGGGCGGGAGGACGTCGCTCCGGCAGAGATCAAGCCGAGTCGGCATCTGCGCCAGGTACTCGCCTTCGGCGGGCTGAGTGAGTGCGGGAAGAGCACCAGCGCACAGTTCGTCCAGCGGACCTGCGGCGCCCAACGCCTCAAGATCGGCTTCCTGTTACGGCAGGCAGCCCATCGGGAAGGGCTCGCGGACCCGTACGCACTCTCGGCCCGTCGGCAGGCCGAACTGCTCCTCGGGGAGCTGAACCGCTTCGCGGACGCCCACGTCGACACGAAGCTGTTCACCATCGAGTCCGTCCACGACGATGCCTCGATCGCCGAGCTCAAGCAGCTCATGGGCGACACGCTCCAGATCGTCTACCTGGACGCCCCCTTCGCCGTACGCGTCGAGCGGTCCGGCACACCGGCCCAGGCCGTCGCCGCGAAGGACGAGATCAAGATGAGCCGCGGCGCCCACCAGGTCGCCGCTCTGGCCGACCACGTCATCGACAACACCGGCAGCATCGCGGCCCTCCGCGCCCGCCTCCGGCGCATCGCCGCCCCGCCCTCCACGCCTGCGCTGCGCGTGGCCACCCCGTACGGGCTCGGTCTTCCGGCAGCAGTCGCGTCGGCGACGGCCGACTTCACCGACACGGTGCGGGCATACGGACCCGGCGTCCGACTCGTCGCCCTGACCGGAAGCCCCGGAGAGGGCACCTGGATCGCCGGCTGGTCCGACCTGGACCTCATGGTGATCGCCGAGCACGAGGTCATCGGCGGGATCCATGAGGCCCTGGAGCAGTACCGGACGGCGCTCGGCGGTGCGGCCTCCCTCGGCGCCACCCTCGTCACGCCCGGAGAACTGACCGCCCGACGCCTCACTCCGCGCCTGGCCTTCGTCCTTCACCAGCTCCAGCAAGGCAGCCCCGTCCTGCATGCGGCATCCGACCTCGCACTTCCGACGATCAGCCGGGACGAGCTCGCGTACGCCGCCGTCCGCGAACTGCCCCAGGTCATGCTGACCATGCGCCGTCTGCGTACTGCGGAGGGGGCGACCGCCCTGCGGCAGCTCTACAAGCACCTCGTGCTCGCCTGCCGCCTTCTCCTGCGCGAGCACAACCAGTGGGAGTCCGGCCCCGACCGGATCCTCGCCGCCGCCTCCCGGATGCCGGGGCTGACGGCCCTCGCAGTCCCTCCTCTGGCCGAGGTCGCGAACGCTTGGCGTGACGGTGACACCGAGCTCGTGCTCAAGCCCGTCACCGCGGCGGTCGACCAGCTCCTCACCTGGTACGCCCTCCAGCTCGCCGCCTGA
- a CDS encoding NUDIX domain-containing protein, which produces MTDIVKRNARAILLDGDELVLIKRTKPGREPYWVSVGGGVEEEDATIEAALHREVFEELGGKLERAELVHLVTDALEGGVGVQHIFAARLESMDLAARTGTEFDKPERGGYEVVRVPFTAQAVRELNLMPPELAEFIATNTDAIASVLDTPIREA; this is translated from the coding sequence ATGACCGACATCGTCAAGCGCAACGCCCGCGCCATCCTTCTCGACGGCGACGAACTGGTCCTCATCAAGCGCACCAAGCCCGGCAGGGAGCCGTACTGGGTGTCGGTCGGCGGAGGCGTCGAGGAAGAGGACGCGACCATCGAGGCGGCTCTGCACCGGGAGGTGTTCGAGGAGCTGGGCGGCAAGCTGGAGCGCGCCGAGCTCGTGCACCTCGTCACCGACGCGCTGGAGGGAGGCGTCGGAGTCCAGCACATCTTCGCGGCGCGCCTGGAGTCGATGGACCTGGCCGCACGGACGGGCACCGAGTTCGACAAGCCGGAGCGGGGCGGGTACGAGGTGGTCCGGGTGCCCTTCACCGCCCAGGCCGTCCGTGAGCTGAACCTGATGCCGCCGGAGCTGGCCGAGTTCATCGCCACGAACACCGACGCGATCGCCTCCGTTCTCGACACACCGATCCGCGAGGCGTGA
- a CDS encoding FAD-dependent oxidoreductase, whose amino-acid sequence MGDTLYDTDLIIIGGGPAGCAAARMAASVGMRSVLVEPDRLCRNLYRIPALNNVLGGYTSGLELADAIVAELKGTELCRLELGRYVTELHADDDQVTATLDTGASLTAPYAIVATGVGPLQPGDATWITAPAGLTLPALWQADADDAQGRTLLVLGGDRPIGTFLRAHPATDTRLLVAYPATDEYKIDEIREDPRVTLLPVDHLTLHGGEGAQLSAEAVGRDGTHRTITADAAFLSLGSAPAAPPGDLTRGTDGYCPPTDQHPRVIVAGDLRSARFQRIMTALGSGSEAALQAYYAARDLPIKG is encoded by the coding sequence ATGGGCGACACGCTGTACGACACCGACCTCATCATCATCGGCGGCGGACCCGCCGGATGCGCTGCCGCACGCATGGCCGCCAGTGTCGGCATGCGCTCGGTTCTGGTCGAGCCGGACCGGCTGTGCCGGAACCTGTACCGGATCCCGGCCCTGAACAACGTCCTCGGCGGCTACACCAGCGGCCTCGAACTCGCTGACGCCATCGTTGCCGAGTTGAAGGGCACGGAGCTGTGCCGCCTCGAACTCGGTCGGTACGTCACCGAGCTTCACGCGGACGACGACCAGGTGACCGCCACGTTGGACACGGGCGCTTCCCTCACCGCCCCGTACGCCATCGTCGCCACGGGCGTCGGCCCTCTCCAACCCGGCGACGCGACCTGGATCACCGCCCCCGCCGGCCTGACCCTGCCCGCGCTCTGGCAGGCCGACGCCGACGACGCCCAAGGCCGGACCCTCCTCGTCCTCGGTGGCGACCGCCCGATCGGCACCTTCCTGCGCGCCCACCCGGCCACGGACACGCGCCTCCTCGTGGCGTACCCGGCGACGGACGAGTACAAGATCGACGAGATCCGTGAGGACCCGCGGGTCACACTGCTCCCCGTCGATCACCTGACGCTGCACGGTGGAGAAGGTGCCCAGCTGTCGGCCGAGGCAGTGGGAAGGGACGGTACCCACCGCACGATCACGGCGGACGCGGCCTTCCTCAGCCTGGGAAGCGCCCCCGCCGCCCCACCCGGAGACCTGACCCGCGGCACGGACGGATACTGCCCGCCCACCGACCAGCACCCCCGCGTCATCGTGGCCGGCGACCTCCGCTCCGCCCGCTTCCAAAGGATCATGACCGCCCTGGGCTCCGGCAGCGAGGCGGCGCTGCAGGCGTACTACGCGGCCCGGGACCTGCCCATCAAGGGGTGA
- a CDS encoding DNA polymerase III subunit gamma and tau — translation MSSLALYRRYRPESFAEVIGQEHVTDPLQQALRNNRVNHAYLFSGPRGCGKTTSARILARCLNCAQGPTPTPCGECQSCQDLARNGPGSIDVIEIDAASHGGVDDARDLREKAFFGPASSRYKIYIIDEAHMVTSAGFNALLKVVEEPPEHLKFIFATTEPEKVIGTIRSRTHHYPFRLVPPGTLRDYLAEVCDRENSHVDDGVLPLVVRAGAGSVRDSMSVMDQLLAGAGDDGVTYAMATALLGYTDGSLLDSIVDAFAAGDGAAAFEVVDRVIEGGNDPRRFVADLLERLRDLVILAAVPDAGEKGLIDAPADVVERMQAQASVFGAAELSRAADLVNEGLTEMRGATSPRLQVELICARVLLPAAFDDERSLQARLDRLERGASFATTGPGPAMGYVPGPEALAHAPVPPAPQPDAGAGPAAARAAVRGDAPAPQAPAPAPAPVAPQTPPPAPVQAPPPVQAPPPAEAPAAGQQRPGAWPAAASAGDQGRRPGGWPTAAAPGRGPAPAPAPVPQSAPAPAPGPAAPASAPGMAQGAGQVRTMWPDILEAVKNRRRFTWILLSQNAQVTGFDGSTLQIGFLNAGARDNFASSGSEDVLRQALAEQFNAQWKIEAIVDPSGGAGQPPQPPSGGQRPYTPPPAPQRPAAPAPQQSYEPGPAAPAPAPAPAPAPQQPSGGGSQDGPAPAPYAAPEAPRPVAPEDDIPEADDPDLVDSALSGHELIVRELGATVVEEFTNE, via the coding sequence GTGTCGTCCCTTGCGCTGTACCGCCGCTACCGCCCCGAGTCGTTCGCCGAGGTCATCGGTCAGGAGCATGTCACTGACCCGCTCCAGCAGGCCCTGCGGAACAACCGGGTCAATCACGCGTACCTGTTCAGCGGCCCGCGAGGCTGCGGCAAGACGACGAGTGCGCGCATCCTGGCCCGCTGTCTGAACTGTGCGCAGGGGCCCACGCCCACGCCCTGCGGGGAGTGCCAGTCCTGCCAGGACCTGGCGCGCAACGGACCGGGTTCGATCGATGTGATCGAGATCGACGCCGCTTCGCACGGTGGCGTGGACGACGCCCGTGACCTGCGGGAGAAGGCGTTCTTCGGGCCCGCGTCGAGTCGTTACAAGATCTACATCATCGACGAGGCGCACATGGTGACGTCGGCGGGGTTCAACGCCCTGCTGAAGGTGGTGGAGGAGCCGCCGGAGCACCTGAAGTTCATCTTCGCGACCACGGAGCCCGAGAAGGTCATCGGGACCATCCGGTCGCGTACGCATCACTACCCGTTCCGGCTCGTCCCGCCGGGCACCCTGCGCGACTACCTCGCCGAGGTGTGCGACAGGGAGAACAGCCATGTCGACGACGGCGTCCTGCCGCTCGTCGTGCGGGCCGGCGCCGGGTCCGTGCGTGACTCGATGTCCGTCATGGACCAGCTGCTCGCCGGCGCGGGCGACGACGGTGTGACATACGCCATGGCGACGGCCCTGCTCGGTTATACGGACGGCTCGTTGCTCGACTCGATCGTGGACGCCTTCGCGGCGGGTGACGGGGCCGCGGCGTTCGAGGTCGTGGACCGGGTCATCGAGGGCGGCAACGACCCGCGCCGCTTCGTCGCCGACCTGCTGGAGCGGCTGCGCGACCTGGTGATCCTCGCCGCCGTGCCGGACGCCGGTGAGAAGGGGCTGATCGACGCGCCGGCCGATGTCGTCGAGCGGATGCAGGCCCAGGCCTCCGTGTTCGGCGCGGCCGAGCTGAGCCGTGCGGCCGACCTGGTCAACGAGGGGCTCACGGAGATGCGCGGCGCGACCTCGCCGCGTCTCCAGGTCGAGCTGATCTGCGCCCGGGTCCTGCTCCCCGCCGCCTTCGACGACGAGCGCTCCCTCCAGGCCCGGCTGGACCGGCTGGAGCGCGGCGCCTCCTTCGCGACGACCGGCCCCGGGCCCGCCATGGGGTACGTCCCCGGCCCCGAGGCCCTCGCCCACGCCCCCGTTCCCCCCGCACCGCAGCCGGACGCCGGCGCCGGGCCCGCCGCCGCGCGCGCCGCGGTCCGGGGTGACGCGCCCGCGCCACAGGCCCCCGCGCCCGCCCCCGCCCCGGTCGCCCCGCAGACGCCCCCGCCCGCCCCCGTACAGGCACCGCCCCCCGTACAGGCACCGCCGCCCGCGGAGGCGCCTGCCGCCGGACAGCAGAGGCCCGGTGCCTGGCCCGCCGCGGCGTCCGCCGGCGACCAGGGGCGCCGGCCCGGTGGCTGGCCCACGGCCGCCGCGCCCGGCCGAGGGCCGGCACCGGCCCCCGCCCCGGTGCCGCAGAGCGCCCCCGCCCCCGCCCCGGGGCCCGCCGCCCCCGCGTCCGCTCCGGGCATGGCGCAGGGCGCCGGCCAGGTGCGCACCATGTGGCCCGACATCCTGGAGGCGGTGAAGAACCGACGACGTTTCACGTGGATCCTTCTCAGCCAGAACGCCCAGGTCACCGGGTTCGACGGCAGCACCCTGCAGATCGGCTTCCTCAACGCCGGTGCGCGGGACAACTTCGCGAGCAGCGGCAGCGAGGACGTGCTGAGGCAGGCGCTGGCCGAGCAGTTCAACGCTCAGTGGAAGATCGAGGCGATCGTCGACCCGTCGGGCGGCGCCGGGCAGCCCCCGCAGCCGCCGTCCGGCGGTCAGCGTCCGTACACCCCGCCGCCCGCCCCGCAGCGCCCCGCGGCCCCCGCGCCGCAGCAGTCGTACGAGCCGGGACCCGCGGCGCCCGCGCCCGCGCCGGCCCCCGCGCCCGCACCGCAGCAGCCGAGCGGCGGCGGGTCGCAGGACGGACCCGCGCCCGCCCCGTACGCGGCCCCCGAGGCGCCCAGGCCGGTCGCCCCCGAGGACGACATCCCGGAGGCCGACGACCCGGACCTCGTCGACTCCGCCCTCTCCGGGCACGAGCTGATCGTCCGGGAGCTGGGTGCCACGGTGGTCGAGGAGTTCACGAACGAGTAG
- a CDS encoding cysteine hydrolase, whose translation MDIGSAALVVIDMQNGFVNERSRHAVRAVSDLVAQWTGAGRPVIFTRYFNYPDSPYERFFQWRRLQEPPETDIVPELVEAAARAHAVVDKTGYTLFTPQAAELVRGSGWTDLVFCGIATESCVLKSAADAFEHGHAPWIVTDACASDAGPDVHDAGLVVARRLIGTGQLVTTDHVAGQLAAYAGAPVLE comes from the coding sequence ATGGACATCGGCAGCGCCGCGCTGGTCGTGATCGACATGCAGAACGGCTTCGTGAACGAGCGAAGCCGCCACGCCGTGCGGGCGGTCTCCGATCTCGTCGCCCAGTGGACCGGCGCCGGCCGACCCGTGATCTTCACCCGGTACTTCAACTATCCGGACAGCCCGTACGAGCGCTTCTTCCAGTGGCGCCGACTCCAAGAACCACCTGAGACCGACATCGTCCCCGAACTGGTGGAGGCGGCAGCCCGTGCGCACGCGGTCGTCGACAAGACCGGCTACACGCTCTTCACCCCCCAGGCAGCCGAACTTGTTCGCGGCAGCGGCTGGACCGACCTCGTCTTCTGCGGAATCGCTACCGAGAGCTGCGTCCTGAAGTCCGCGGCCGACGCCTTCGAACACGGTCACGCACCCTGGATCGTCACCGACGCCTGCGCCAGCGACGCCGGCCCTGACGTACACGACGCCGGACTCGTCGTCGCCCGCCGTCTGATCGGAACCGGCCAACTTGTCACCACGGACCACGTGGCAGGCCAACTCGCCGCGTACGCAGGGGCGCCGGTGCTGGAATAG
- a CDS encoding SDR family oxidoreductase has protein sequence MPGPLNGRTALVTGATGGLGAAIARRLAADGATIALAHFDDDRTAEELSASLSPCISLSTDLRDAEAVPSLCRRAQEALGPVDILVSNAGAYPRQSWPETTPTHWEDALATNLTSHYLLAHELTPAMTAAGWGRIITIGSVLATAGRHELAGYISAKAGLEGLTRALARELGPAGVTANCVAPGSIRVPAEDAVVDDPDAMTVRQLARQCVRRRGRPEDVAAAVAFLATEDAGFITGQTLRVDGGWILG, from the coding sequence ATGCCCGGCCCCCTGAACGGCCGCACCGCCCTGGTCACCGGAGCCACGGGCGGCCTCGGCGCCGCCATTGCCCGCCGCCTCGCCGCCGACGGCGCCACCATCGCGCTCGCCCACTTCGACGACGACCGAACGGCAGAGGAGCTCTCAGCCTCCCTCTCCCCTTGCATCTCCCTGTCGACAGACCTTCGAGACGCCGAGGCCGTACCGTCCCTGTGCCGTCGAGCCCAAGAGGCGCTGGGCCCGGTGGACATCCTGGTCAGCAATGCCGGTGCCTACCCGCGCCAATCGTGGCCGGAGACGACACCGACCCACTGGGAAGACGCTCTGGCCACCAACCTGACCAGCCACTATCTCCTCGCCCACGAACTCACCCCCGCCATGACGGCCGCCGGCTGGGGCCGGATCATCACAATCGGCTCCGTCCTCGCCACTGCGGGCCGCCACGAGCTCGCCGGCTACATCAGTGCCAAAGCCGGCCTCGAAGGACTCACCCGCGCCCTCGCCCGCGAACTCGGCCCAGCCGGCGTCACCGCGAACTGCGTCGCTCCCGGCTCCATCCGCGTCCCCGCCGAAGACGCCGTCGTCGACGACCCGGATGCCATGACCGTCCGCCAGCTCGCCCGCCAGTGCGTCCGACGCCGAGGCCGACCGGAAGACGTCGCCGCGGCCGTCGCCTTCCTCGCCACCGAGGACGCCGGCTTCATCACCGGCCAGACGCTGCGCGTCGACGGAGGCTGGATCCTTGGCTGA
- a CDS encoding phosphoribosyltransferase, producing the protein MPETLTVPPFSARIVERLSVGATSRRERVIHSLDGLESPVHPDTLASTGADLWRLLREQLPDGAGSVDFLLGLDAGGILPTVSLADAARLPYKIAWKLHLPLDGAVRFSEPHAMRTDVFAYGIAPGQRIVIVDDEITTGRTLADLTRRLREAGAVPLAAACLVEDTTRGARALLDELELPLVSLTTIEGPA; encoded by the coding sequence ATGCCCGAAACCCTCACCGTGCCGCCCTTCTCCGCCCGAATCGTCGAGCGGCTCAGCGTCGGAGCCACGAGCCGCCGAGAGCGTGTCATCCACTCCTTGGACGGCCTGGAGAGCCCGGTGCATCCCGACACCCTCGCCAGCACGGGGGCCGATCTGTGGCGTCTGCTCCGGGAGCAGCTGCCGGACGGCGCCGGCTCCGTGGACTTCCTCCTGGGCCTGGACGCGGGCGGCATCCTGCCCACCGTCTCTCTCGCCGACGCCGCCCGGCTCCCGTACAAGATCGCCTGGAAGCTGCACCTCCCCCTGGACGGCGCGGTCCGCTTCAGCGAGCCGCACGCCATGCGCACCGACGTCTTCGCCTACGGCATCGCTCCGGGACAGCGCATCGTCATCGTGGACGACGAGATCACCACCGGTCGGACCCTGGCCGACCTCACCCGCCGTCTCCGCGAGGCCGGCGCCGTCCCGCTGGCGGCGGCCTGCCTGGTGGAGGACACCACGCGCGGGGCCCGCGCCCTGCTCGACGAGCTGGAGCTGCCGCTGGTCTCGCTCACCACGATCGAGGGCCCGGCGTGA